A part of Prevotella melaninogenica genomic DNA contains:
- a CDS encoding CDP-alcohol phosphatidyltransferase family protein — protein sequence MTKEQQNNRTTSQQTSDNPHLSAQSSSPYLGDGEERRAGFLNLLRASFKSMDTEEWLDIYFTRPIGLAFALFWHRLGVSPNSITILSIFLGIGAGVMFFFTDTLHNILGIILLMLANFCDSTDGQLARLTNQKSMKGRCLDGFAGDVWFFSIYLAIVFRLWHQPIPGTSMVWGFWGLALTVVASLLCHSPQSSLSDYYRQVHLYFLKGKEGSELDSYEREHAITESLKGKKGVFWDRAFHSNYQRYCKSQERRTPAFQEFHAALIEKYGSVDKVSQELKARFLVGSRPLMPFTNFLSFNSRAFLIYITCLLNCPWIYLLFEITLYNLLYIYMHKKHEDLCKRLMLKE from the coding sequence ATGACAAAAGAACAACAAAATAATAGAACAACTTCTCAACAAACATCGGATAATCCTCATTTATCCGCACAATCCTCTTCCCCTTATTTAGGTGATGGGGAAGAAAGAAGAGCGGGTTTTTTGAATCTTCTTCGTGCTTCTTTCAAATCAATGGACACAGAAGAATGGCTTGATATCTATTTTACTCGTCCTATAGGATTAGCGTTTGCTTTGTTTTGGCATCGTTTGGGTGTAAGTCCAAATAGTATAACCATTTTGTCTATCTTTCTTGGTATTGGTGCGGGAGTGATGTTCTTCTTTACAGATACCTTGCATAACATTTTAGGTATAATCCTTTTGATGTTAGCCAACTTCTGTGATTCAACTGACGGACAGTTAGCACGACTAACGAATCAGAAATCTATGAAGGGGCGCTGTTTAGATGGGTTCGCAGGTGACGTTTGGTTCTTTTCAATTTATCTTGCTATTGTCTTCCGACTTTGGCATCAACCCATACCAGGTACATCAATGGTGTGGGGCTTTTGGGGATTAGCTTTGACAGTCGTTGCAAGTTTGTTATGCCATTCTCCGCAAAGTTCGTTAAGCGATTACTATCGACAGGTCCACCTTTATTTCTTAAAAGGTAAGGAAGGTTCAGAATTGGATTCCTACGAGCGTGAACATGCTATTACTGAAAGTCTGAAAGGAAAGAAAGGGGTCTTTTGGGACCGTGCTTTTCATAGTAATTATCAGCGTTATTGTAAGAGTCAGGAGCGCAGAACGCCAGCCTTTCAAGAGTTTCATGCAGCGTTGATAGAAAAGTATGGAAGTGTGGATAAAGTTTCTCAGGAACTTAAAGCTCGCTTCTTGGTAGGGAGTAGACCGCTGATGCCTTTTACAAATTTCTTATCTTTTAATAGTCGTGCTTTTCTTATCTATATCACTTGCTTGCTAAATTGTCCGTGGATTTATTTACTGTTTGAAATCACTTTATATAACTTGCTGTATATCTATATGCACAAGAAGCATGAAGATTTATGTAAACGTCTTATGCTAAAGGAGTAA
- a CDS encoding HAD family hydrolase gives MNKELNNILADEETILSSQDSEQGELTLLFDFGGTLDTAGCHWGRFLWYAYKRNEIHVSEEQFREAYVHAERSLGKLPIIQSHDTFLSMLTNKLRIEFEYLLSCGWLAVDRVEAERMQRVLLNDIYERVKANISDSKSVLTGLKKKHRMGLVTNFYGNMSVVLDEFDLSSLFETVTESAVVGVRKPDPLIFSLAVKSLKVKADEVVVIGDSYTKDILPSHEIGCKTVWLKGEGWTIEEPTSCVADYVIKDLRELQPILRQ, from the coding sequence ATGAACAAGGAGTTAAATAATATTTTAGCAGATGAAGAAACGATACTTTCTTCTCAAGATAGTGAGCAGGGAGAGTTAACTCTTCTTTTTGACTTTGGTGGAACGCTTGATACCGCAGGTTGTCACTGGGGAAGGTTTCTTTGGTATGCATACAAAAGGAACGAAATTCATGTGTCAGAAGAGCAGTTCCGTGAAGCCTATGTACATGCAGAGCGTTCCTTAGGGAAGCTGCCTATTATACAGTCACATGACACATTCCTCTCAATGTTAACGAATAAGTTAAGAATAGAGTTTGAATACTTACTTAGTTGTGGCTGGTTAGCGGTAGATAGGGTTGAGGCTGAACGGATGCAAAGAGTTCTGCTGAATGATATTTATGAGAGGGTGAAAGCCAATATCTCTGATAGTAAGAGTGTGCTGACTGGTCTAAAGAAGAAGCATAGAATGGGATTAGTTACAAACTTCTATGGGAATATGTCGGTTGTTCTTGATGAGTTTGACTTGTCCTCACTCTTTGAAACTGTTACGGAGAGTGCTGTTGTAGGAGTTCGGAAACCTGATCCTCTGATATTTAGTTTGGCGGTGAAAAGTCTGAAGGTAAAGGCTGATGAAGTTGTTGTGATTGGTGACAGTTATACAAAAGACATACTTCCTTCTCATGAAATAGGGTGTAAAACCGTTTGGTTGAAAGGCGAGGGATGGACAATAGAAGAGCCAACATCGTGTGTGGCTGATTATGTAATCAAAGATTTAAGAGAACTACAACCTATATTAAGACAATAA